One stretch of Callospermophilus lateralis isolate mCalLat2 chromosome 11, mCalLat2.hap1, whole genome shotgun sequence DNA includes these proteins:
- the Rnf135 gene encoding E3 ubiquitin-protein ligase RNF135 → MAGPGSSSAIPVWLTEEDLNCIICQGLLTSPATLQCGHSFCCECLRRAWGARGTGVASHAWACPTCLEGAALRPKLRKNTLLQYLADKFSRAQNELEVGPERVPSPVQGPEHRPAQPRATVPENITEVGQKLTDLVGQLVDIVKRLQRQTPLSESGQDNEVNIVSTALSSGEDCGLTSLNLETSNTSQGRMGEILHDLEEIQKNLQENFTWKAAPEEQTQVEFPKALSSSSLPDQSCPQPKRTSRFAQWIINPTFDLGSLSCILKVSEDCRTVTVSQFRQPYPWSQERFSTSQVLCSQALSSGRHYWEVDTKCCNNWAVGVASWGMSRDRMLGRTADSWCIEWKGTGQLSAWTMVKETVLGSDRPGVVGIWLDLEERKLAFYSVASQEKLLYECEMVASSPLHPAFWLYGLTPGNSLIINQVQV, encoded by the exons ATGGCTGGCCCGGGCTCCAGTTCGGCGATCCCCGTGTGGCTGACGGAGGAGGACCTGAACTGCATCATCTGCCAAGGGCTGCTGACCTCGCCCGCCACGCTGCAGTGCGGCCACAGCTTCTGCTGCGAGTGCTTGAGGAGAGCGTGGGGCGCGCGGGGCACCGGGGTCGCGAGCCATGCCTGGGCCTGCCCCACCTGTCTCGAGGGCGCGGCGCTGCGGCCGAAGCTGCGAAAGAACACGCTACTGCAGTACCTGGCGGACAAGTTCAGCCGGGCGCAGAACGAGCTGGAGGTCGGCCCGGAGCGGGTCCCGAGCCCGGTCCAAGGGCCCGAGCACCGCCCGGCACAGCCGCGG GCGACAGTACCGGAAAACATCACAGAAGTCGGGCAGAAGCTGACAGACCTGGTGGGACAGCTGGTGGACATTGTCAAGAGACTCCAGAGGCAGACACCTCTTTCAGAATCTGGACAAGACAATGAAGTAAACATTGTGAGCACG GCCTTATCTTCCGGggaggactgtggcttgacttctcTAAACCTAGAAACCTCCAACACATCACAAGGGAGGATGGGAGAGATTCTCCATGATCTAGAAGAAATTCAGAAAAACTTACAAGAAAACTTCACATGGAAAGCGGCTCCGGAAGAGCAGACCCAGG TGGAATTCCCGAAGGCTCTGTCTTCCTCCTCATTGCCTGACCAGAGCTGCCCTCAACCTAAGCGGACCTCTCGTTTTGCTCAGT GGATCATCAATCCAACCTTTGACTTGGGAAGCCTCTCCTGTATCCTGAAGGTATCTGAGGATTGCAGGACAGTGACTGTGTCTCAATTCCGGCAGCCCTATCCTTGGAGTCAAGAGAGGTTTTCAACCAGCCAGGTCTTATGTTCCCAGGCCCTGTCTTCTGGGCGGcattactgggaagtggacacgaAGTGCTGCAATAACTGGGCAGTTGGAGTGGCCTCTTGGGGCATGAGCCGAGACCGCATGCTGGGAAGGACTGCAGACTCTTGGTGCATAGAGTGGAAGGGAACTGGCCAGCTGTCTGCATGGACCATGGTCAAAGAAACTGTCCTTGGCTCAGACAGACCTGGGGTGGTGGGCATCTGGCTGGACCTGGAGGAGAGGAAGCTTGCCTTCTATTCAGTGGCCAGTCAGGAGAAGCTTCTGTATGAGTGTGAGATGGTGGCCTCCTCTCCTCTGCACCCTGCCTTCTGGCTCTATGGCCTAACTCCTGGAAACTCCCTGATCATAAATCAAGTACAGGTATAA